actgattaggagtcacatttactttttgcactcgttttataaaaatgatactctattCGTCTCAACTTAAGACTCCTAATTAGTtagggcacgggttttaagaaatgtaaagaaaagtgagttgaataagttaatggaatatgagtctcacttatatacttttataataaaatgtgagtggaataagttggtggaatgtgggtctacttaccatttatggtaaaagtgaaataggtctcttaagttgggacggacggaaatgacaaaacatgactcttaaattgagacggagggagtaataaatagttaaagcagagaaataataaagtaagagataataatgttctgaaaattatttattctctctctatAAAGATATACTCCATTATACACCTTTATTGAAAGTTTGTTGGCATGAGGATGGGAAGTTTGATGACGAGAGACAATGAACGGTGGTTGAAGTGTGTCACTTTACTTCCTCCACCCTCACTGCTTTTTATTAAGTCTCCATAATTTTATTCTTTGAATGTACTACTAGCTAGTAAATATTTTATGTAACGCCCCATCAACTATTTTGGCAAGTATACAACATAATTACCGTATAACTTTATAAGACCTTGATCTAAATTCATATTATAGGAGAAACTCTATAATGTGTCTCGTTCACAATAGTTCGAGTCATAAACctcataaaataaaactaaaatattgtCTGACTTAATTTTTGTGGCATTTATATAGTGGAAGAAATTCTATAGTTTGAATGTCGATAATCCGTCACTTGCATCGTTTGGCAAATTCTAATAAACTCGCATCTTGGAAATGGTAAATTGCCAAAAAGTCTAGTTTTATTTTTCAACTTCAAAAATCAACTGtaacatttttttcaatttttttgcgAGATCTAATTTTGGAGAAATGGTACCTATTGTGGCATCCAGAAATTTCAAAATGAATGAGATTGAAAgtgaattttataattttttcttaaCAAAATTAAGACATAAATAAACCACATCCTTAATTTGAAACACGTGCACACGACATATCAAAAACACATAAATAGACAACAAGATTATTTCGCCatggaaaattgaaaaaaaatgttaGAAATCATAACTTTTACTGCCAATTTTTAAAGTTGCTAGACAAACTGACCaaaattcataataaaaaatgtttaattacCTAATAAATTCTGGTAAAGAAATGTACTACGTATAACATACACATGCTGAAAGGTAGATAGGTCGCCACGAGTGGATACTTTTATTAGATAGTTAGTTGACTATAAATATTCTTGGTGGTTAGTTTCAATACATAAATACCACTTTTCCAAACTATTAAGTCCTTGCAATTTCTTGAATATAATAATCAAAATTATGGCATTTAAATTACACATTGGCGTCCTAGCGTTCCCGTTCGGAACACACGCGGCCCCGTTACTCGCCCTGGTGCGGAGGCTGGCCACCTCCGAACCAGACGcgctattttcttttttcaacaGTGCGGCATCGAACGCCACACTTTTCAATGCGACCGCGTTTGATAATATACGGGCGCGCGACGTGTGGGACGGCGCGCCCCGTGGCGAGCCCTTCACGGGCTCACACTTCGAGGCGGTCGGGCTGTTCCTCGAGGCCTCCCCGGGGAACTTCGATATGGCTATTCGAGAAGCGGAGCGGGAAAGCGGCCTCGAAATCGGCTGCTTATTAACCGATGCGTTTCTTTGGTTTTCGGGCGACATGGCTGAGAAAAGAGGGGTGCCGTGGGTGCCGTTCTGGACCGCTGCTTCGTGCTCGCTGTCGTCGCATGTTTACACCGATCAAATCGTTAGAGCGATTGAATCAACAGGTGATGATTCTAACTGAAGAAATTCTGCAtaatttgttgattttttttgtttgcgtGTATAATGTTCGACGAAATGTTTGCTTAAACGGCGAAACAAGAGAAAATCTGTTGATTCAATTGCTACACCGATCAAATTGGTAAGAGCAATAGAATCAAGAGATGAtgattctgaagaaattctgcaTAATTTGTTTGCGTATAAAGTGTTCGACGAAATGTTGCAGAAAAGGCGAAACAAGAGAAAGCTCTGTCGTTCATTCCAGGACTGGAAATGGTGACCACGGCCGATCTCCCGCCCGAGATTTTCCTCGGAAACAACGCGTCGCCGCTGGCGATCACGATCAACAAAATGGTGGAGCATCTCCCCAAATCCACCGCCGTCGTACTGAATTCGTTCGAGGAAATCGACCCGATCATCACAAAAGACCTAAAATCGAAATTCCCCAATTTCCTCAACGTCGGCCCTTCGATCCTGGCTTCTCCGGCCGCCGCAATTTCCGACGAAACAGGATGCCTCTCGTGGCTGGGAGGCCTAAACCGCCCCAATTCGGTCGTCTACATCAGCTTCGGCACCGTGATCACGCCGCCGGAGAACGAGCTCGCGGCGCTGTGCGAAGCCCTGGAAACATGCCGATTCCCATTCCTGTGGTCGATGAAGGACCACGCGATGAAATCCCTCCCAAACGGATTCATCGATCGGACGAATTCGTTCGGGAAGATGGTGGCGTGGGCCCCGCAGCCGCAGATCCTCGCGCACGAGAGCGTCGGCGCGTTCGTCACCCACGGCGGCTGGAACTCGATTTTGGAGAGCATCGCGAGCTGCGTGCCGCTGATTTGCAGGCCGTTTTTCGGAGATCAGAAGCTGAACAGCAGAATGGTGCAGGATTCGTGGGGATTGGGGTTTTGGTTGAAGGAGGCGTCTTCACCAAGAGCGGGACGATTGAGTGTTTGAAGGAGTTGATGACGACGGAGAAGGGGGCGAAGATGAGAGAGAATGTTAGCCTGTTGAGAAAGAAGGCTGTCGCTGCCGTTGATTCTCAAGGGAGTTCGTCGAAGAATTTCGACAAACTGTTGGAGGTCATCGGAGCCCGTTGATCTCGACTTCTTAGCCATTAATGTTAGAAATGAATAATGGAACGCTCTAGAAATAGCATTGGCTTAAATTTATTGTTCCTATTGAGCATTTGGCGAACTAGGATTTGTCAGTAATCGAACATGACTCTTAAAGTAATTTACTTAGACTACTTTCAGAGTCTATGGAAAATGATGATCACGTCGTCACTAAAGGATCTTTTACCCAATTTCcttacaaaaaaatatatatactcacAACCTCAATAGAAAATGAACTAATTATCATGAATGATTGTATttttaaacttaaattaatgtatattaCATTGAAGGTGCCAGTTGCGGATCCGgaaacggagggggcggaatatataATATTAGTTTGATTTAATGCGGACATGactatttttttgttgttgttcgGGGCTACGCTGGAGGCAAACGAAGTGGGCGGATATGGTAATTTTACTTCCTGATAAAGGGAAAATAGTCGCACGGTGGGGGCGAACCCACCCCCAAATCCGCCAGTAGAAGGTGCATCagtaattaattattactaAGATTTGATAAAAGATGagtcatttaaaaaataaaataatgacatCTTTAGTAAAATACATGGCCTATAGAGTCAAATTAAACTTTTGGTTGTCCACCAAAATGAAACATGGGTTGCCATTTTCGATTTCGATTTATTTAGAAACAAGTCCAGCTTTGGACCATGATGGGTAattatcatcaatttgggccttTATTGGCCAACATATTGAAAAAGCCCGGTGTTTATTTCGATAACAAGAAATTACCTATCCTGTGAGCTGGTGCATTCATGTATACATATTCTCAATTGTTCATTTATCTTAGTAAGTATGAATGGTTTCCAATAGTCCTTAACAAAATAACTCTAACGCTTACAGTTTCATCGTGAATTATAGgatttaatgtgtaattgataaagtgaatgaaagaaaaaaaatgaatttgtaaaagagaaaaatgaggtaaaaaaattttatatataaaaatgagaccaATTTGATGgagaactaaaatgaaaaaaaagaattatttttCATCCACAACCACAAAACTTCATGATTCTTTAAGAAATTTGTCCATAATTAATTCCATAACATGAAACTTCGATTACTGAATCATTCAATAATTGATTTTCGGATTTCATGCAACATGGCAAAATTTGATGTTAGATTTCTTCTGCAACTTCATCAGACTGATCTACAAATATTGATAATAAAGGTTTGCcgaaaatgtaaaatattatttaatttaagggTGTTATGGAAATATTATTTGTAAGTGTGGTTTTATGTACCTTTTGGtttatattatttgtaattattaCTGAATTTCACTATTATCCAATTAccttagttattttatttttgttttaggtTTGAATTATTGATAACATGAAAAGTGACTCAGTTATAGGCCCGACTTTACAGCTAGCATCAACTTCTGTTCATAAAATTGTCGAATTTGTGGCCCATAGAGGTGGAAAGTTACTACCATCAATTATGAATATGACTATACAATGGCTACACACTGTTCATGATAAACTAGACAAATATCGTCTAGCTAGTTTATGAGAAAACTACCTTCATGAATTGAGATTAGTAAGagtaagaaaaaatgaaaattattactactagATATGACAATGATTTAATTataagaaatttttttaaaataaattaataacttaACTATGAGGAAACAGAAACAGTAAAATTCGTGAACTTCAGTGCAGATTTTTAAAGTAGTAAAATGAATCAAATTTaactaaaattcaaattttacactTGAAATTTCCTTGGAAAAGCCATTGTTACGTAGTAAATTTTGCTaaagaaaattacaaactactttgatttcacttttatcatttttggttgtgcatcctatatttcattaattcattctcattcatattttattataaaactaatacataaaaTGGGACCTATATCTACTAACATTttttatccactttaactaataaagtcaaacaatttttataacttGAACAGGTCAAATGCTCCacccgtccacgaaaaatagttcAATTTGTTATTTTGGTATGTCCACAACAAATagttctatatatatataaatgaaaaattTCTCTAatactttatctactttttctctacgtgagttttaaaaaatgtataggaaaatttgtaaaaatagATAGTGAAACTTGagtactatatttatatattagttttataataaaatgtagaaaaaagttagtggattgtggagcctattattatttatagaaTAGACTTCTAAAGTTAGAGTTAGACCGGGACTAGGAGGGAGTAGTGCAGCTACCACTTTTCTCCAAACCTTGCAATTTCTTGAATACCTGAAGCTCAAATATCTTAGTCAAAATCATGGCATTTAAATTACACATTGCTGTCCTAGCCTTCCCTTTCGGATCACACGCACCCCCCTTACTGGCCCTGGTGCGGCGGCTGGCTGCCTCTGCACCAGACGCGCTGTTTTCCTTCTTCAACAGCGCGACGTCCAACGCTGCGCTTTTCAACGCGATTGCCTGTGAAAACATACGGGCGCGCAACTTGTGGGACGGCGAGGCATTTGCGGGCTCGCTCTTCAACGCGGTCGAGCTGTTCCTCGGGGCAGGCCCGGTGAACTTCGAGACCGCTATCCGAGAAGCGGAGCGGGAAAGCGGCCTCGAAATCCGGTGCCTAATAAGCGACGCATTTCTGTGGTTTTCGAGTGACATTGCTGAGAAAAGAGGAGTGCCATGGGTGGCGTTCTGGATTAGTAGTTCGTGCTCGCTGTCATCGCACGTCTATGCCGATCAAATCGTTAGAGCAATCGAATCAACAGGTGAAGATTCTCCGATTTCTCCTCTCACTCAAAATTTTCTGTATTTATAATGAGCGTAAAGTGATTGACGAAATGCAGAAACGGCGAAACAAGAGAAAGCTTTGTCGTTCATTCCAGGATTAGAAATGGCGACCACGGCAGATCTACCGGCGGAGGTGTTCCTCGGAAGCAATCCGTCGCCGATGGCGGTGGCGGCCTACAAAATGGTGGAGCGTCTCCCCAGATCCACCGCCGTCGTCCTGAATTCGTTCGAGGAGCTAGAACCGATCATCACAAAAGACCTAAAATCGAAATTCCCCAATTTGCTCAACGTCGGCCCTTCCATCCTCGCTTCGCCGACGAATCAGGATGCCGCAATCGCCGACGAATCAGGATGCCTCTCATGGCTGGGGAGCCAAAACCGCCCAAAATCAGTCGTCTACATCAGTTTCGGCACCGCAGTCATGCCGCCGGAGAACGATCTCGCGGCGCTGTGCGAAGCCCTAGAAACATGCCGATTCCCGTTCCTGTTGTCGATTAAGCAGCAGGCAATGAAATCCTTCCCGAACGGATTCATCGATCGGACGAATTCGTTCGGGAAGGTGGTGGTGTGGGCGCCGCAGCAGCAGATCCTCGCGCACGAGAGCGTCGGCGTGTTCGTCAGCCAATGCGGCTGGAACTCGATTTTAGAGAGTATCGCGAGCTGCGTTCCGTTGATTTGCTTGCCAGTTTTCGCAGAGCAGAAGCTGAACAGCAGAATGGTGGCggatctgtggaggattggGGTGAGGGTTGAAGGCGGCGTGTTCAGTAAGAATGGGGCGATTGAGTGTTTGCAGGAGATGATGACGAGGGAGGAAGGGGTGAAGATAAGGGAGAATGTTAGTCTGCTGAGGAACAAGGCTTTGGCTGCCGTTGATTCTCAAGGGAGTTCGTCCAACAATTTCCACAAACTTCTACATCTCATCCCACTTTGACTCGAACTACAATTTCAAGATGCCACATCAGAAATTGGGGAACTACATCTCAAGATAACAtgaatactccttccgtcccaatttaggagtgcaatttagttagtccacgagttttaaaaaattggtagtgtgtgtaataattgaattGTGGCAGTGGTTGTTGAAGTGTGTAATAGTTGAAGTttgtaagggcacccgcaacgcgtgccgccggcgttccgcgtgccgttccgccggaacggtttctccgcggaacgcgttgcggcgaaccattccgctcccattccgtgccgggtgccgacggcacggaacacggcacggcttgtgccgccacgcgctggggcgacgtggcgctccccgcttcgtgcgtgcttccTACTCGCCggccgcgagtgggacacgtcagcgatgacgcaataattaatatttttttaaaaaaaaattgatttttttaatttttttaacggtaatattaccgtttttttaacttttttttaatttttttatttttatttttattttcttattctataaatacacctaatttattacatttcacacacaactacacatctactcttcctaaaccaacatcaattcctctccaattttctatttcaatctccttcacaaaatgtccggcgacgggaattacggcgggggctccggtgggtgggatctcaacgcgttctgcgattgggagaccatgtacaacacacttggtggttccggatcgtcgacgccgggcacccaggggtcggcgacgcctggtgggtaccaaccacccactttcgatgtggatgcctacgctcgaccacccggctcgcggctttctcagggtttgtcccagattcgggaggatatccccgttgaacccacagggaggaagccgaggcggtggaagctctagggctgcgtctgaggcacccgaggaggaggaggaactggaggatctgggcggcatccgtacaacaatgaaaaaactaaggcggtgtacaccgcctgactcaccgtctcgtacgatcccatcgtcgggaaccaacaagacgccaagtgcttctgggaaaatgtctgtgatgtctaccaccagactaagccgaaaggggcccggaagcgcaaatatacaatgctccgtgctcactttggccgagtcgacgcacaggtcaaaaattttgcggcatctactcggccgaagcggcgaactaccaaagcggagcttcgggcgccgacattctgagggcggctttgcgcgtcttctaccaggacaccggtctacagttcaaatatgttgatattttgtaatgtccgtttttttttaattaaggggtgtttgctttttgtgaatatcttgtttaagatatggtgtggtatgttttatttgttttacattatttatggtgtgaatatttagtttatggtttttgaaaagcaaattaatatcctaattaataaattaaatatctctctctctctctctccctctccctctcggttctctccCTCACCCCACGATCTTCTCAACCCC
This genomic stretch from Salvia splendens isolate huo1 unplaced genomic scaffold, SspV2 ctg1143, whole genome shotgun sequence harbors:
- the LOC121788781 gene encoding LOW QUALITY PROTEIN: flavonol 3-O-glucosyltransferase F3GT2-like (The sequence of the model RefSeq protein was modified relative to this genomic sequence to represent the inferred CDS: inserted 1 base in 1 codon), with the translated sequence MAFKLHIGVLAFPFGTHAAPLLALVRRLATSEPDALFSFFNSAASNATLFNATAFDNIRARDVWDGAPRGEPFTGSHFEAVGLFLEASPGNFDMAIREAERESGLEIGCLLTDAFLWFSGDMAEKRGVPWVPFWTAASCSLSSHVYTDQIVRAIESTEKAKQEKALSFIPGLEMVTTADLPPEIFLGNNASPLAITINKMVEHLPKSTAVVLNSFEEIDPIITKDLKSKFPNFLNVGPSILASPAAAISDETGCLSWLGGLNRPNSVVYISFGTVITPPENELAALCEALETCRFPFLWSMKDHAMKSLPNGFIDRTNSFGKMVAWAPQPQILAHESVGAFVTHGGWNSILESIASCVPLICRPFFGDQKLNSRMVQDSWXIGVLVEGGVFTKSGTIECLKELMTTEKGAKMRENVSLLRKKAVAAVDSQGSSSKNFDKLLEVIGAR
- the LOC121788785 gene encoding flavonol 3-O-glucosyltransferase F3GT2-like gives rise to the protein MAFKLHIAVLAFPFGSHAPPLLALVRRLAASAPDALFSFFNSATSNAALFNAIACENIRARNLWDGEAFAGSLFNAVELFLGAGPVNFETAIREAERESGLEIRCLISDAFLWFSSDIAEKRGVPWVAFWISSSCSLSSHVYADQIVRAIESTETAKQEKALSFIPGLEMATTADLPAEVFLGSNPSPMAVAAYKMVERLPRSTAVVLNSFEELEPIITKDLKSKFPNLLNVGPSILASPTNQDAAIADESGCLSWLGSQNRPKSVVYISFGTAVMPPENDLAALCEALETCRFPFLLSIKQQAMKSFPNGFIDRTNSFGKVVVWAPQQQILAHESVGVFVSQCGWNSILESIASCVPLICLPVFAEQKLNSRMVADLWRIGVRVEGGVFSKNGAIECLQEMMTREEGVKIRENVSLLRNKALAAVDSQGSSSNNFHKLLHLIPL